The Amblyomma americanum isolate KBUSLIRL-KWMA chromosome 6, ASM5285725v1, whole genome shotgun sequence genome has a window encoding:
- the LOC144136351 gene encoding acetylcholinesterase-like: protein MATWNNSFIVAIFLSCALPQDAAVVSTTHGRVRGRSEKVLEKNVDVFLGIPYAKPPVGRLRFLKPQPIPPWDGVYDATSVKDSCMQPRVPFIFYIPTKLSEDCLYLNVWTPKASTKTKLPVLLWFHGGIFKLGSAYVTRYNGPVLPALNDVVVVSCNFRNGAFGFLDANNEASPGNMALWDQVLVMQWVQKNIRAFGGDPELVTVFGESSGSMDIHLHLISPVGRGLFRRYFSMSGTETTNSNVESVFESIAKGNAVAAALGCANSFQDLTNHPDKVIDCLRSRSPEEIIDATENVTSPKVLGFLPTFNTEYVPYLPTIATEKGLYRAVDALVSVVANEGAFPFVMQPEALARDDVSGYEYKEFVAAIKEIIRNWLKPNVVPLGLAYLEDSPSNTKVALRQRAADFVGKQNFFCPTKIFSEGNSNRKGAVYGFVFAHRSQKSKLPQWMHVVHMEDIPYFFGFPFLDNVNYTDEDRRLSTYAMDMLVSFARDGKPTVPQGQQWPSYSVQQPKFLWLQPGNYTLVDFYEGDTCTMWRKF, encoded by the exons ATGGCAACCTGGAACAACTCATTCATCGTGGCAATATTCCTTTCTTGCGCCTTACCACAAGATGCAGCGGTAGTCTCCACAACCCACGGTCGTGTTCGTGGACGAAGTGAAAAGGTCCTTGAGAAGAACGTTGATGTATTCCTAGGTATACCATACGCAAAGCCACCCGTCGGACGGCTGCGGTTCCTCAAACCACAACCAATACCTCCATGGGATGGAGTATACGATGCAACCAGCGTTAAAGACTCCTGCATGCAACCTAGAGTCCCCTTTATTTTTTACATTCCAACTAAACTCTCCGAAGACTGCCTGTACCTGAACGTCTGGACGCCTAAAGCATCCACGAAGACAAAGTTACCTGTCCTGCTGTGGTTTCACGGTGGGATTTTTAAGCTGGGGTCAGCTTACGTAACCAGATACAATGGACCGGTGCTGCCTGCACTAAACGACGTGGTTGTCGTGTCTTGCAACTTCCGTAACGGCGCCTTCGGATTTCTTGATGCCAACAACGAAGCATCTCCGGGAAACATGGCCCTCTGGGACCAGGTGCTGGTCATGCAGTGGGTTCAGAAAAACATTAGGGCGTTCGGCGGAGACCCGGAGCTGGTAACTGTCTTTGGAGAGAGCTCAGGGTCCATGGACATTCACCTCCACCTGATTTCGCCCGTGGGCAGGGGCCTGTTCCGCCGCTATTTCTCAATGAGCGGAACGGAGACTACAAACTCAAACGTCGAGTCAGTGTTCGAGAGCATCGCTAAGGGCAACGCCGTTGCGGCAGCCCTCGGTTGTGCGAACTCCTTTCAAGACCTGACAAACCACCCTGACAAAGTAATAGACTGTCTTCGGAGCAGATCACCTGAAGAGATAATTGACGCCACGGAAAATGTAACGTCGCCAAAAGTTCTGGGTTTTTTGCCAACCTTCAACACTGAGTACGTTCCGTATTTGCCCACCATTGCGACTGAAAAGGGGCTTTATCGCGCTGTAGATGCGCTGGTTTCAGTAGTAGCAAATGAGGGCGCTTTTCCTTTTGTAATGCAGCCTGAAGCCCTTGCTCGCGACGATGTTAGCGGGTACGAATACAAGGAGTTTGTGGCCGCTATAAAGGAGATCATTCGGAACTGGCTTAAACCAAATGTCGTCCCTTTAGGCTTAGCCTATTTGGAGGACAGCCCTTCTAATACTAAGGTAGCACTGCGACAAAGGGCAGCAGACTTTGTTGGCAAGCAGAACTTTTTCTGCCCCACCAAGATCTTCAGCGAAGGCAACTCTAATCGTAAAGGTGCGGTTTACGGTTTCGTGTTCGCGCACCGATCCCAAAAGTCCAAGCTACCGCAATGGATGCACGTAGTTCACATGGAGGACATTCCGTACTTCTTTGGATTTCCATTCCTGGACAACGTTAACTATACTGACGAAGACCGACGACTGAGTACCTACGCTATGGACATGCTAGTATCATTCGCTCGTGACGG GAAGCCTACTGTGCCTCAAGGACAACAGTGGCCGAGCTATTCGGTCCAACAGCCAAAGTTCTTGTGGTTGCAACCAGGAAATTACACCCTTGTGGATTTCTACGAAGGTGACACGTGCACCATGTGGAGAAAATTTTAA